The following are from one region of the Sorghum bicolor cultivar BTx623 chromosome 2, Sorghum_bicolor_NCBIv3, whole genome shotgun sequence genome:
- the LOC8061669 gene encoding probable UDP-3-O-acylglucosamine N-acyltransferase 2, mitochondrial — MAAILPRTICKAAEAALSLHSVLPRAACHFARYLGGVSSACSNPGTASVEFLPWHNGGGLLHRAASVDPTAVVEPGAVVHSGAVLGREVVVGSGAVVGPSVSIGQSTRIGYNVVLSNCSVGDFCIIHNGASIGQDGFGFFVDDAGQVKKKPQTLYAKIGDHVEIGANTCIDRGSWRETIIGDHTKIDNLVQIGHNVVIGKCCMICGQVGIAGSATLGDYVTLGGRVAIRDHVSIVSKVRLVANSLVTKDIQEPGDYGGFPAVPINEWRRQIANMRLFSKKDGMKR, encoded by the exons ATGGCAGCCATCCTGCCTAGGACCATCTGcaaggcggcggaggcggcgctATCACTACACTCTGTGCTGCCACGCGCCGCCTGCCACTTTGCGCGGTACCTGGGCGGCGTCTCCTCTGCTTGCAGCA ATCCTGGCACTGCTTCAGTGGAGTTCTTGCCGTGGCACAATGGCGGGGGCCTCCTGCACCGGGCGGCGTCCGTTGACCCCACCGCTGTGGTGGAGCCCGGAGCAGTCGTGCACTCTGGTGCTGTCCTTGGTAGAGAGGTCGTTGTTGGTTCTGGAGCCGTGGTTGGGCCTTCAGTTTCCATTGGGCAGTCAACTAGGATCGG GTACAATGTTGTCTTAAGCAATTGCTCAGTGGGTGACTTCTGTATTATTCACAATGGAGCCTCCATTGGTCAAGACG GTTTTGGGTTTTTTGTGGATGATGCTGGACAGGTTAAGAAGAAACCACAG ACGCTGTACGCAAAAATTGGAGACCATGTAGAAATAGGCGCAAACACATGCATTGACAGAGGCAG CTGGAGAGAGACAATTATCGGAGATCATACTAAGATTGATAATCTGGTCCAG ATAGGCCACAATGTGGTAATTGGAAAGTGCTGCATGATATGTGGGCAAGTAGGGATTGCTGGTTCTGCAAC ACTGGGGGACTATGTTACATTGGGTGGTCGAGTGGCAATTCGGGACCATGTCTCCATTGTATCAAAG GTTCGACTCGTAGCTAATAGCTTGGTGACAAAGGATATTCAGGAGCCTGGTGACTATGGTGGATTCCCTGCT GTACCGATAAATGAATGGCGCCGGCAAATTGCAAATATGCGGTTGTTCTCAAAGAAAGATGGCATGAAGAGATAG
- the LOC8059778 gene encoding GPI mannosyltransferase 1, producing MDGDAMVVLGRRRVVGAGKSGGPTVWMESARFLPSSPSVGKVMQNQRSFGGFSGKWDMTCGARSSSRFLRSDHRSRSFRIGGPGCAFLTTKVRAEITQLPRASDGPASQLRRQAIPPMASAAAVTLRRVVLVSAALRLALVVFGEWQDAHLEVRYTDVDYLVFSDAAASVAAGGSPFARATYRYSPILAFLLLPNSLLHAAWGKLLFSAADLLVGLFIDTILELRGIPEKMRMWSVVAWLFNPFTFTIGTRGNCEPIVCAVMLWILICLMKGRVLQAAFWYGLIVHFRIYPIIYAIPFVIVLGKGYAGPVGRPTLTMWRSKQQLQNDEVSQIEEPTSFVATVWGFLSNFISRNAILFGLLSGSVFFAWTGIFFYLYGWDFLNEALLYHLTRTDPRHNFSIYFYHIYLHHQQGFSSIQRLASFLPQLIVQLALILRFSRDLPFCMFLQTVAFVAFNKVMTAQYFVWFFCLLPLILPWSSMKLKWKGLACTVVWMGSQLHWLMWAYLLEFKGRNVFVQLWVAGLMFLAANTFIMLMVMKHHNYTQLFSLPVKSGNKVATKKEE from the exons ATGGACGGCGACGCCATGGTCGTGCTCGGGCGGCGCCGCGTGGTGGGTGCGGGGAAAAGTGGTGGACCGACGGTGTGGATGGAATCCGCTCGCTTCCTCCCGTCGTCTCCGTCCGTGGGGAAGGTGATGCAAAATCAACGGTCTTTCGGGGGGTTTTCTGGAAAGTGGGATATGACATGTGGGGCCAGGAGTAGCAGCCGCTTCCTCAGATCGGACCATCGAAGCCGTTCGTTTAGAATCGGAGGGCCAGGGTGCGCCTTCCTGACCACCAAAGTTCGAGCAGAAATTACTCAACTGCCCCGCGCATCTGACGGCCCGGCCTCCCAGCTTCGGCGACAGGCGATCCCCCCGatggcctccgccgccgccgtgactCTCCGGCGCGTGGTGCTTGTGTCCGCCGCGCTGCGGCTGGCACTGGTGGTGTTCGGGGAGTGGCAGGATGCCCACCTCGAGGTGCGCTATACCGACGTCGACTACCTCGTCTTCTCCGACGCCGCCGCCTCTGTGGCCGCCGGCGGTTCCCCGTTCGCCCGCGCGACCTACCGCTACTCTCCAATCCTGGCCTTCCTGCTTCTCCCGAACTCACTCCTCCATGCTGCCTGGGGCAAGCTCCTCTTCTCCGCCGCAG ATTTGCTCGTAGGGTTGTTCATAGACACCATTCTGGAACTAAGAGGAATTCCTGAGAAAATGCGGATGTGGTCTGTGGTAGCTTGGCTGTTCAATCCCTTCACATTCACTATTGGTACAAGAGGAAACTGCGAACCAATAGTCTGCGCAGTCATGCTCTGGATTCTCATATGTTTGATGAAGG GTAGAGTATTGCAGGCAGCTTTCTGGTATGGGCTTATTGTGCACTTCAGAATATACCCAATCATATACGCGATTCCTTTTGTAATAGTTCTTGGCAAGGGCTATGCTGGTCCTGTTGGTAGGCCTACTCTTACAATGTGGAGGTCCAAACAACAGTTGCAAAATGACGAAGTCAGTCAAATAGAAGAACCAACATCATTTGTGGCCACTGTATGGGGTTTCCTTTCAAACTTCATAAGCAGAAATGCAATCCTGTTTGGATTACTCTCTGGATCTGTGTTCTTTGCCTGGACTGGTATTTTCTTCTATCTTTATGGTTGGGACTTCCTAAATGAAGCATTACTTTACCATCTTACTCGTACCGACCCAAGACACAATTTCTCGATATATTTCTACCACATATATCTACATCATCAGCAAGGGTTCTCAAGTATTCAGAGGCTTGCTTCATTTCTTCCTCAACTGATCGTGCAACTGGCACTCATTCTACGCTTCTCTAGGGATCTTCCATTCTGCATGTTTCTCCAAACGGTTGCATTTGTTGCTTTTAACAAG GTGATGACGGCACAATACTTCGTGTGGTTCTTCTGCCTGTTGCCCCTCATTCTCCCTTGGAGCAGCATGAAACTTAAGTGGAAGGGTCTGGCTTGTACGGTAGTGTGGATGGGGTCCCAGCTGCATTGGCTCATGTGGGCTTACCTGCTGGAATTCAAGGGCAGAAACGTTTTTGTGCAGCTCTGGGTTGCAGGCCTCATGTTTCTGGCTGCGAACACCTTTATTATGCTCATGGTGATGAAGCACCACAACTACACTCAGCTCTTCTCATTGCCGGTGAAGTCTGGCAACAAGGTTGCTaccaagaaggaagaatag
- the LOC8061670 gene encoding protein TRIGALACTOSYLDIACYLGLYCEROL 3, chloroplastic — protein sequence MASPSIPAALRHPHLPAGGGLLFHSSGDPTSRSALSFRIGDMPMRRCQTDVGPVLAARSPGLGNVDNLHQSSSLSRSWDLNRKIDDDHDVLIECRDVHKSFGDKHVLRGVSFKIRHGEAVGIIGPSGTGKSTILKVMAGLLAPDKGDVIICGKKRHGLVSDEDMEGVRIGLVFQSAALFDSLTVRENVGFLLYENSSLPEDHIGKLVTETLAAVGLKGVEDRMPSELSGGMKKRVALARSIIFDDTKDVVEPEVLLYDEPTAGLDPIASTVVEDLIRSVHMTGRDALGKPGKIASYVVVTHQHSTIRRAVDRLLFLHEGKVVWEGMTNEFTTSTNPIVQQFASGSLDGPIKYF from the exons ATGGCGTCGCCGTCCATCCCCGCCGCTCTCCGCCACCCGCACCTCCCCGCCGGTGGAGGCCTTCTTTTTCACTCGTCCGGGGACCCAACCTCGCGCTCCGCGCTCTCGTTTAG GATAGGAGACATGCCAATGAGAAGGTGTCAGACAGATGTTGGTCCTGTTTTGGCTGCAAGGAGTCCTGGTTTGGGCAACGTTGACAATCTCCATCAG AGTTCAAGCTTGTCTAGGAGCTGGGATTTGAACCGCAAGATTGATGATGACCACGATGTACTCATAGAATGTAGGGATGTTCATAAGTCATttggagacaaacatgtattaaGAGGTGTCAGTTTCAAG attagacatggtgaaGCAGTCGGGATAATTGGACCTTCAGGAACAGGCAAGTCAACTATTTTGAAGGTTATGGCAGGGCTGCTAGCCCCAGACAAG GGTGATGTAATCATTTGTGGAAAGAAAAGACATGGTTTAGTTAGTGACGAGGATATGGAGGGTGTCCGCATTGGTTTG GTCTTTCAAAGTGCTGCACTTTTTGATTCTCTCACAGTTCGCGAAAATGTTGGATTCCTTTT ATATGAAAATTCAAGCTTACCCGAGGACCACATTGGTAAATTAGTAACAGAAACTTTGGCTGCAGTAGGACTAAAG GGTGTTGAAGATCGTATGCCATCTGAATTGTCTGGTGGCATGAAAAAGCGCGTTGCTCTAGCACGTTCGATAATATTTGATGATACAAAGGATGTAGTCGAGCCAGAG GTCCTTTTATATGACGAACCTACAGCTGGGCTCGACCCGATTGCATCAACTGTCGTGGAAGACCTTATACGTTCTGTCCATATGACTGGGCGGGATGCTCTTGGTAAGCCAGGAAAAATAGCTTCCTATGTTGTTGTGACCCATCAGCATAGCACAATAAGAAGAGCTGTTGATAG ATTGCTATTTCTTCACGAGGGGAAGGTAGTTTGGGAAGGAATGACAAATGAGTTTACAACATCAACTAATCCAATTGTTCAACAG TTTGCATCTGGGAGCTTGGATGGGCCca